The Sesamum indicum cultivar Zhongzhi No. 13 linkage group LG2, S_indicum_v1.0, whole genome shotgun sequence genome contains a region encoding:
- the LOC105176493 gene encoding mitogen-activated protein kinase kinase kinase 1, which translates to MHRIPKFFAHSSGRRKAGADSGSGASCSSSTVSSKPKPRLDRMNAMKNINYKFSPFSTPASSSSSYYSEEESQRTRSLDLYGGKTSFRIDGIDGEIEMFCQTLGFSGIDDFAIPAEEYEAMKVRSSSAPVMSSQAIQPLVDWEMGVNYDEVVEVSGDSVCVDVISQETEGSNMYIGFPENTDDIISKNCEESLDFGDMDMSEDTVSGRRLGVSARISDVTLSDNVSLRLNESRGNGIKGMRPLILAPPPSISLPLIDKECSTWDILRSFAPESDTSFLRFKQGCCLEEDEEGAEVSGREGNEDEDQGGNTSRRIMAMGENCVPSGSCSFTTTSNDDDSSSTTTEPMSSISPNGRCQRIILEWQKGELLGRGSFGSVYEGIADDGFFFAVKEVSLLDQGDEGKQHIIQLEQEIALLSQFEHENIVQYYGTKKDQSHLYIFLELVKGSLLSLYQKYNLRDSQVSAYTRQILHGLKYLHDRNVLHRDIKCANILVDTNGSVKLADFGLAKATNLNDVKSCKGTALWMAPEVVRSLGYGLAADIWSLGCTVLEMLTRRFPYSNLEAVTALFRIGSGERPPIPDSLSSDARDFILTCLQVDPSRRPTAAQLLDHPFVKRPLASSTSL; encoded by the exons ATGCATCGGATACCGAAATTCTTTGCGCATAGTTCCGGCCGCCGTAAGGCTGGTGCAGACTCCGGCTCCGGCGCCAGCTGCAGCTCGAGCACTGTAAGCTCCAAGCCGAAGCCGAGGCTCGACCGGATGAACGCCATGAAGAACATCAACTACAAGTTTTCTCCGTTCTCTACTCCAGCTTCTTCATCATCGTCGTACTACTCTGAGGAGGAATCTCAACGCACGCGCTCGCTTGATTTGTACGGCGGCAAGACGAGCTTCCGTATAGATGGAATCGATGGCGAGATCGAGATGTTCTGCCAAACCCTGGGGTTTTCGGGGATTGATGATTTCGCGATACCAGCTGAGGAGTACGAGGCGATGAAGGTGAGATCTTCTTCTGCTCCTGTTATGTCCAGTCAGGCAATCCAGCCTCTAGTGGATTGGGAAATGGGGGTTAATTATGATGAAGTTGTTGAAGTGTCTGGTGATAGTGTTTGTGTTGATGTTATCAGTCAGGAAACTGAGGGAAGTAATATGTATATTGGATTTCCCGAGAATACTGATGATATCATTAGTAAGAATTGTGAGGAAAGTCTTGATTTTGGTGATATGGATATGAGTGAGGATACTGTTTCTGGTAGAAGATTAGGGGTTAGTGCAAGGATAAGTGATGTAACTTTGAGTGATAATGTGAGTTTGAGATTAAATGAATCCCGTGGAAATGGTATTAAGGGTATGCGGCCTCTGATTCTGGCACCACCACCTTCAATCTCGTTGCCTCTGATTGATAAAGAGTGCTCAACTTGGGACATCTTGAGATCATTTGCCCCAGAGAGTGATACGAGTTTTCTGAGGTTTAAGCAAGGGTGTTGCTTGGAAGAGGATGAGGAAGGGGCTGAGGTCAGTGGTAGAGAAGGGAATGAGGATGAGGACCAGGGGGGGAATACAAGCAGAAGGATAATGGCAATGGGAGAGAACTGTGTGCCCTCAGGATCGTGTTCCTTTACCACGACTTCGAATGATGATGATTCTTCAAGTACTACAACAGAGCCAATGTCAAGTATTTCACCTAATGGGAGATGTCAACGCATTATTTTGGAGTGGCAGAAGGGTGAGCTCTTGGGTCGTGGATCATTTGGATCTGTGTATGAAGGAATTGCGGA TGATGGATTCTTTTTTGCTGTGAAGGAAGTATCTTTGCTTGACCAAGGGGATGAAGGGAAGCAACACATTATCCAACTTGAACAG GAAATTGCTCTTCTAAGTCAGTTTGAACACGAGAACATTGTCCAGTATTACGGCACAAAGAAG GACCAATCAcatctctatatttttcttgagctTGTTAAAGGCTCGCTTTTGAGCCTTTACCAGAAATACAACCTCCGAGATTCACAAGTCTCTGCTTATACAAGGCAGATTTTACAtggtttgaaatatttgcaTGACAGAAATGTGTTGCACAG GGATATCAAATGTGCAAATATTTTGGTGGACACTAATGGTTCTGTGAAACTTGCAGATTTTGGTTTAGCAAAG GCCACTAATTTGAATGATGTGAAGTCTTGCAAGGGGACTGCATTGTGGATGGCTCCAGAG GTTGTTAGGAGCCTCGGGTATGGGCTTGCAGCTGATATATGGAGCCTTGGGTGCACTGTCTTGGAGATGCTAACCAGACGTTTCCCATACTCCAATTTGGAAGCT GTGACAGCATTATTTAGGATAGGAAGTGGCGAGAGACCACCTATTCCTGATTCTCTTTCCAGTGATGCACGGGACTTCATACTTACATGTCTACAAGTTGATCCAAGTCGGCGGCCAACTGCTGCGCAGCTCTTGGATCATCCCTTTGTGAAGCGGCCCCTTGCATCATCTACATCTCTCTAG
- the LOC105177691 gene encoding receptor kinase-like protein Xa21: MREREGMDDHKLLLLVLPILSLCTRYVFVSASQVGDGGVRCIESERQALLEFKQGLIDEHGVLSSWGDEEHKKECCRWTGVVCSKNTPHVIGLQLNGAKLRYQLRGNISGALLELHHLNRLDLSNNGFRGNGIPEFISSFKKLQHLHLMNCGLSGIIPYQLGNVSNLKTLDLSYNPGLEVDNLDWLSNLSFLSLLDLTGIKISDTNWLRGIRRLSCLKELYLASCDIPQLTPSSLDFYVNSSSASLTILDLSGIKLNSLVFSWLMNMSMSLVSVELSDNQLDGLIPDAFGSSIFLEYLDLSGNQLEGEIPKSFSKLSRLHFLDLSHNQLSGLVPELRGSVSLRELHLSHNKLTGLQGTSFGQLPKLEILDVSYNFLQGIVSESHFFKLHSLKVLDLSFNSLAFIVTTRVWIPPFQLNVLKLASCYLGPHFPKWVQTQSNISYLDLSSAGISDRVPKWLWDLSPGLQYLNLSRNHISGRVPDLSSKFSGFPTIDISYNNFSGFLPLFNPNSSVLKLSRNMFWGSISSICTINYTKLGLLDLSYNQLSGQLPDCWMSMTKLSILNLANNDISGEIPRTLGQSDCWLLVALQLRSNNLSGELPSNLRNCQTLRLLDVGGNQLMGNVPAWIGTYLTRLMVLSLGDNKFYGTIPPEVCHLTKIQVLDVSRNNISGRIPECFNNFTSFVQRNRTTRSLISITGFVFSDGSRYDIDSYIENALVHWKGQEEEYNRTLRFLKLIDLSNNRLVGNIPKEFSLLRGLISLNLSRNHLTGNIDSEIGQMGMLESLDLSRNQLSGEIPIGMAELNYLAVLDLSDNNLSGKIPPGTQLQGFDAMVYAGNNELCGCPLAACLSAGGPRSSPVIDQDIEDKNLDTGVYISSVFGFVLGFWGVIVTLIFKKSWRNGYFGFWNKILDWLYVTTTVYLRRLT, from the coding sequence atgagagagagagagggaatgGATGATCATAAACTACTGTTATTAGTTTTGCCTATTCTTTCACTTTGTACCAGATATGTTTTTGTGTCGGCTTCACAAGTTGGGGACGGGGGAGTAAGGTGCATAGAGAGTGAAAGACAAGCTCTGCTTGAGTTCAAACAAGGCCTTATAGACGAACATGGCGTTCTCTCATCATGGGGAGATGAAGAACACAAAAAAGAATGCTGCAGATGGACGGGTGTCGTCTGTAGCAAAAATACTCCTCATGTGATTGGTTTGCAACTGAACGGTGCAAAACTTCGTTACCAACTGAGAGGTAACATCAGTGGTGCACTGCTTGAGTTGCACCATTTGAATCGTTTGGACCTGAGTAACAATGGTTTTCGTGGGAATGGAATCCCGGAATTCATCAGCTCTTTCAAGAAACTGCAGCATTTGCATCTTATGAATTGTGGGCTCTCAGGGATTATTCCTTATCAGCTGGGGAATGTTTCCAACCTGAAAACACTTGATCTAAGTTATAATCCAGGTCTAGAGGTAGACAACCTTGACTGGCTTTCTAATCTCTCGTTCTTGTCTCTACTTGATTTGACTGGTATTAAGATAAGTGACACAAACTGGCTACGAGGAATACGGAGGCTCTCTTGTCTTAAGGAACTGTACTTGGCTTCTTGTGACATTCCACAACTTACACCATCTTCTCTAGATTTCTATGTTAATTCCTCTTCTGCATCTCTTACTATTCTTGATCTATCAGGTATCAAGCTGAACTCTTTAGTATTTTCTTGGTTAATGAACATGAGCATGAGTCTCGTCAGTGTGGAGTTGTCTGATAATCAATTAGATGGTCTCATCCCTGATGCATTTGGAAGTTCCATTTTTCTTGAGTATCTTGATCTGTCAGGGAATCAGCTTGAAGGTGAAATTCCAAAATCATTCTCGAAATTAAGTCGTTTACACTTTTTGGACTTGTCTCACAATCAACTTTCAGGATTGGTGCCAGAATTGAGAGGGTCTGTTTCATTGAGAGAATTACATCTCAGTCATAATAAGCTAACAGGGCTACAAGGTACAAGTTTTGGGCAACTTCCCAAGCTCGAAATCTTGGATGTTTCTTACAATTTCTTACAAGGCATTGTCTCCGAATCCCACTTCTTCAAACTCCATAGCTTGAAAGTGTTGGATTTATCCTTCAATTCACTTGCTTTTATTGTGACAACCAGAGTTTGGATTCCTCCTTTTCAACTAAATGTTCTAAAACTAGCATCTTGCTACTTGGGACCTCATTTTCCAAAATGGGTTCAAACTCAAAGTAATATATCGTATCTTGATCTTTCTTCAGCTGGTATATCAGATCGAGTGCCAAAATGGTTGTGGGATTTGTCTCCTGGACTACAATACTTGAATCTTTCTCGTAACCACATAAGTGGTAGAGTTCCAGATTTGTCATCAAAGTTCTCAGGTTTTCCTACAATAGATATCagttacaataatttttcaggCTTCTTACCATTATTTAACCCCAACTCCTCAGTATTAAAGCTCTCTAGAAACATGTTTTGGGGATCAATTTCATCGATTTGCACCATCAACTATACTAAGTTGGGGTTGCTTGACCTCTCATATAATCAGTTATCAGGTCAGCTTCCCGATTGCTGGATGAGCATGACAAAGTTATCTATTCTCAATCTAGCAAACAATGACATTTCTGGTGAGATTCCACGAACTTTAGGCCAATCTGATTGCTGGCTCCTAGTTGCACTGCAGTTGAGAAGCAACAATTTGTCAGGAGAATTGCCTTCCAATTTGAGGAACTGCCAAACATTGAGATTATTAGATGTTGGAGGAAACCAATTAATGGGGAATGTTCCAGCATGGATAGGAACATATCTTACGCGTTTGATGGTTCTTAGCCTCGGTGataacaaattttatggaACGATCCCTCCAGAAGTATGTCATCTTACCAAGATTCAAGTCTTGGATGTATCAAGGAACAACATATCAGGAAGAATACCTGAATGCTTCAAcaattttacttcttttgttCAACGTAACAGAACCACTCGAAGCTTGATTTCGATAACTGGATTCGTTTTTTCAGATGGTTCTCGCTATGACATTGATTCATACATTGAGAATGCTCTTGTACATTGGAAAGGGCAGGAGGAGGAGTACAACAGAACTCTACGTTTCCTTAAACTCATTGATCTTTCCAACAACAGACTCGTGGGAAATATTCCTAAAGAATTCTCCTTGTTGAGAGGATTAATATCCTTGAACCTGTCAAGAAATCACTTGACAGGAAACATAGATTCTGAAATAGGCCAAATGGGAATGTTGGAATCTCTAGATCTTTCCAGGAATCAGCTATCTGGTGAGATTCCCATTGGCATGGCTGAATTGAACTATCTGGCAGTATTGGACTTATCGGACAACAATTTATCAGGTAAGATTCCGCCAGGTACTCAGCTGCAGGGATTTGATGCAATGGTATATGCTGGAAATAACGAACTCTGTGGGTGTCCTCTAGCTGCATGCCTATCTGCTGGTGGTCCTCGCTCTTCCCCGGTTATTGATCAAGACATAGAAGACAAGAATCTAGATACCGGGGTTTACATTTCTTCGGTATTTGGTTTTGTTCTTGGATTCTGGGGAGTCATTGTTACTTTGATATTCAAAAAGTCATGGAGAAATGGCTATTTTGGCTTCTGGAACAAGATCTTGGATTGGCTGTATGTGACAACCACTGTATACTTGAGACGACTGACATGA
- the LOC105177701 gene encoding LRR receptor-like serine/threonine-protein kinase FLS2 has product MTISHHGELNNTIVAHGRHLNHLELSGNDFDGNEIPGFFGSFEKLQHLYLARSGFSGIIPYQLGNISNLKTLDVAHNSALEADNLDWLSNLSFLTRLDLTGIKINDTNWLRGIHGLSSLKELYLASCDIPQLTPSSLDFFVNSSSPSLVVLDLSGIKLNSLVFSWLGNMSTSLVRVDLSDNQLDGLITDAFGSFIFLEYLDLSGNRLEGGIPESFSDLSRLYFLDLSHNQLTGLVPELRGLISLRELHLSHNKLTGILGASFGQLPKLEILDLSYNFLQGTVSESHFLNLHNLKVLDFSFNSLVFNVTTITPWVPPFQLNVLKLTSCYLGPHFPKWLRTQSSISHLDLSSAKISDQVPNWLWDLSLRLEYLNLSRNQISGEVPDLSSKFSGFPTIDISYNNFSGSLPLLNPNTSILQLSRNMFWGSISSICTIRLLLFLDLSYNQLSGQLPDCWMSMGRLAILNLENNDISGEIPQSLAESQLPLLTLQLRNNNLSGDLPSSFKVNQFMTMLDVGGNQLTGNIPSWLGTNFRSLRVLSLRDNEFNGTIPLELCDLTEIQVLDLSGNNISGRIPGCFNNFTSLVQPNRTTEMLKLAPSFVFTDGSHFDVDFYIENALVHWKGLEREYNRTLRLLKLIDLSSNSFVGNIAKEFSLLRGLVSLNLSRNLLTGNIDSEIGQMEMLESLDLSRNQLSGEIPIGMAGLYYLSVLDLSNNNLSGSIPSGTQLRGFNASAFAGNNGLCGPPLAACLTPDGPPTPHPTPTHDQGKEDSILGMGFYISVVLGFLLGFWGFILILILKKSWRIAYFGFWNKIYDWLYVTITIIYQRKSRSQW; this is encoded by the exons ATGACGATCTCTCATCATGGGGAGCTCAACAACACAATTGTTGCACATGGAAGG CATTTGAATCATTTGGAATTGAGTGGCAACGACTTTGATGGGAATGAGATCCCTGGATTCTTTGGTTCTTTTGAGAAACTACAACATCTGTATCTCGCCCGCAGTGGTTTTTCTGGAATTATTCCTTATCAACTAGGGAATATTTCCAACCTAAAAACACTTGATGTCGCGCATAATTCAGCTCTAGAGGCCGACAACCTTGATTGGCTTTCTAACCTCTCTTTCTTGACTCGACTTGATTTAACTGGCATCAAGATAAATGACACGAACTGGCTACGAGGAATACACGGACTCTCTAGTCTTAAGGAACTGTACTTGGCTTCTTGTGACATTCCCCAGCTTACACCATCTTCTCTGGATTTCTTTGTtaattcttcttctccatctcTTGTTGTTCTTGATCTGTCAGGTATCAAGCTGAATTCTTTAGTATTTTCTTGGTTAGGGAACATGAGCACAAGTCTTGTCCGTGTAGACCTGTCTGATAATCAATTAGATGGTCTCATCACAGATGCATTTGgaagtttcatttttcttgagtATCTTGATCTGTCGGGGAATCGACTTGAGGGTGGAATTCCAGAATCATTCTCGGATTTAAGTCGTTTGTACTTCTTGGACTTGTCGCACAATCAACTTACAGGATTAGTGCCAGAACTGAGAGGGCTTATTTCACTGAGGGAGTTACACCTCAGTCACAATAAGCTAACAGGAATCCTAGGTGCAAGTTTTGGGCAACTTCCCAAGCTTGAAATCTTGGATCTTTCTTACAATTTCTTACAGGGCACTGTCTCTGAATCCCACTTCTTGAATCTGCACAACTTGAAAGTGCTGGATTTCTCCTTCAATTCACTTGTCTTTAATGTGACAACAATCACACCTTGGGTTCCTCCTTTTCAACTAAATGTTCTAAAACTAACATCTTGCTACTTGGGACCTCACTTTCCAAAATGGCTTCGAACACAAAGTAGTATATCACATCTTGATCTTTCTTCGGCAAAAATCTCAGATCAAGTACCAAACTGGTTGTGGGATTTGTCTCTTAGACTAGAATACTTGAATCTTTCTCGTAACCAGATAAGCGGTGAGGTCCCAGATTTGTCATCAAAGTTCTCAGGTTTTCCCACGATAGATATCAGTTACAATAACTTTTCAGGTTCTTTACCATTATTGAACCCCAACACCTCAATATTACAGCTCTCCAGAAACATGTTTTGGGGATCAATCTCATCGATATGCACCATTCGTCTCTTGTTATTCCTTGATCTTTCATATAACCAGTTATCAGGCCAGCTTCCCGACTGTTGGATGAGCATGGGGAGATTAGCCATTCTGAACCTGGAAAACAATGATATTTCTGGTGAAATTCCGCAAAGTCTAGCCGAATCTCAGCTCCCGCTCCTAACACTGCAGCTAcgaaacaataatttatcgGGGGATCTGCCTTCCAGTTTTAAGGTAAACCAATTTATGACAATGTTGGATGTTGGAGGAAATCAACTAACAGGAAACATCCCATCATGGCTAGGAACAAATTTTAGGAGTTTGAGAGTTCTTAGTCTCCGAGACAATGAATTCAATGGAACGATCCCTCTTGAACTATGTGACCTTACTGAGATTCAAGTGTTGGACTTATCCGGGAACAACATATCAGGAAGAATTCCTGGATGTTTCAACAACTTCACTTCTTTGGTTCAACCTAACAGAACAACTGAAATGTTGAAACTTGCTCCTAGTTTTGTCTTCACAGATGGTTCTCATTTTGATGTCGATTTCTATATTGAGAATGCACTCGTTCATTGGAAAGGGCTGGAGCGAGAGTACAACCGAACTCTACGATTACTTAAACTCATCGATCTTTCCAGCAACAGCTTTGTGGGGAATATTGCTAAAGAATTCTCCTTGTTGAGAGGATTAGTATCCTTGAACCTGTCAAGAAACCTCTTGACAGGAAACATAGATTCTGAAATCGGCCAAATGGAAATGTTGGAATCTTTAGATCTTTCCAGAAACCAGCTATCTGGTGAGATTCCCATTGGCATGGCTGGATTGTATTATCTGTCGGTTTTGGACTTATCAAACAACAACTTATCCGGCAGTATTCCATCAGGCACTCAGCTGCGGGGATTCAATGCATCGGCATTTGCTGGAAACAATGGACTTTGCGGGCCTCCTCTAGCTGCATGCCTTACCCCTGATGGCCCTCCCACTCCCCACCCCACTCCCACTCATGATCAAGGGAAAGAAGACAGCATATTGGGTATGGGCTTTTACATTTCTGTGGTACTCGGCTTTCTTCTTGGATTCTGGGGATTCATTCTCATTTTGATACTTAAGAAGTCGTGGAGAATTGCTTATTTTGGCTTCTGGAACAAGATTTATGATTGGCTCTACGTCACAATTACTATCATATATCAGAGGAAATCAAGATCGCAATGGTAA